One Microbacterium trichothecenolyticum DNA window includes the following coding sequences:
- a CDS encoding LacI family DNA-binding transcriptional regulator, with product MITMPQSSSRGWQRPSIYDVARRAGVSHMTVSRVMNGHPNIRESTRARVLQAIEEMNYTPSSIARALATRRARRIGVLIDGPVQNGPNNTLRALEKAAREVGYAVSAFSIGDDDASQLDTGVMELVTQGVDALCVIAPRESSLDLLRQQTTGLPTIVIKAEADPSWHTVGVDQREGARLAVRHLIGLGHRTIAHLAGPMDWLDARERAEGWRECLAEAGLSEGPYIVGDWTSDFGFGVAQSHDLGETTAIFAANDQIALGVVHGLHKRGIRVPDDISVVGFDDLSDARHFLPPLTTVRQDFADLGELALQQIIAAIEGETDPTHDMIQPRLVVRESTAAVSA from the coding sequence ATGATCACAATGCCCCAGTCCTCGAGTCGCGGGTGGCAACGACCCAGCATCTACGACGTCGCGCGTCGCGCCGGTGTGTCTCATATGACCGTCTCCCGCGTCATGAACGGACACCCCAATATCCGCGAGAGCACGCGCGCGCGCGTGCTGCAGGCCATCGAAGAGATGAACTACACGCCGAGCTCGATCGCTCGCGCCCTCGCCACCCGGCGCGCCCGTCGCATCGGCGTTCTCATCGACGGGCCCGTCCAGAACGGCCCGAACAACACGCTGCGCGCGTTGGAGAAGGCCGCCCGCGAGGTCGGCTACGCCGTGAGCGCGTTCTCCATCGGCGACGACGACGCATCGCAGCTGGACACGGGCGTGATGGAACTCGTTACCCAGGGCGTCGACGCACTGTGTGTCATCGCCCCGAGGGAGTCGTCGCTCGACCTGCTGCGCCAGCAGACCACCGGCCTGCCCACCATCGTCATCAAGGCCGAAGCGGACCCGTCGTGGCACACGGTCGGGGTCGACCAGCGCGAGGGTGCCCGACTCGCCGTGCGGCACCTGATCGGGCTCGGCCACCGCACGATCGCGCACCTGGCGGGCCCGATGGATTGGCTCGACGCTCGCGAGCGCGCCGAAGGGTGGCGCGAGTGCCTCGCCGAGGCGGGTCTGTCGGAGGGGCCGTACATCGTCGGCGACTGGACGTCCGATTTCGGCTTCGGTGTCGCTCAGTCGCACGATCTGGGGGAGACCACCGCCATCTTCGCCGCGAACGACCAGATCGCCCTCGGTGTCGTCCACGGACTGCACAAGCGCGGCATCCGTGTGCCCGACGACATCAGCGTCGTAGGTTTCGACGACCTGTCGGACGCGCGCCATTTCCTTCCTCCCCTGACCACGGTCCGGCAGGACTTCGCCGATCTCGGCGAGCTGGCGCTGCAGCAGATCATCGCCGCCATCGAGGGAGAGACGGACCCCACGCACGACATGATCCAGCCGAGGCTCGTGGTGCGCGAGTCGACGGCCGCTGTATCGGCCTGA